In Pleurocapsa sp. PCC 7319, the following are encoded in one genomic region:
- a CDS encoding phycobilisome rod-core linker polypeptide — MAIPLLEYSPSSQNQRVLNYEIPGDEQSWIYNAENLLSDSEIQDLIWAAYRQIFNEQQILASNREKGLESQLKAGQITVREFIRGLLLSDTFRKRNYEPNSNYRFVEMCVQRVLGRNVYSDREKLAWSIVLATKGLAGFIDDLLDSEEYINNFGDDIVPYQRRRILPQRTVGESPFARMPRYGADYRSKLEAIGYFAHKEGDYGWGSQPYYPPERVLLVAKILAFAGAGFLTLLTLAVALAAWGLISI; from the coding sequence ATGGCAATTCCTTTACTAGAATATTCCCCTTCGAGTCAAAACCAGCGAGTTCTAAATTACGAAATTCCTGGTGATGAGCAGTCTTGGATTTATAATGCCGAAAACCTTCTTTCTGATTCCGAGATTCAAGATCTAATCTGGGCAGCATATCGACAGATTTTTAATGAGCAGCAGATTTTAGCTAGTAATCGCGAGAAAGGTTTAGAATCTCAACTAAAGGCTGGTCAAATCACCGTCAGAGAATTTATTCGAGGTTTATTGCTTTCAGACACTTTTAGAAAACGTAATTATGAGCCCAATAGTAATTATCGTTTTGTCGAAATGTGCGTTCAAAGAGTGTTAGGACGCAACGTATATAGCGATCGCGAAAAACTGGCTTGGTCAATTGTGTTGGCAACAAAAGGGTTAGCAGGATTTATTGACGATCTATTAGATAGTGAGGAATATATTAATAACTTTGGTGATGATATTGTTCCTTATCAAAGAAGACGTATCCTACCTCAACGCACAGTGGGCGAATCTCCTTTTGCCCGAATGCCCCGTTACGGAGCAGATTACCGCTCCAAACTAGAAGCAATTGGCTATTTTGCCCATAAAGAGGGAGATTATGGTTGGGGTAGTCAACCTTACTATCCACCAGAGCGAGTTTTGTTGGTTGCCAAGATTTTAGCCTTTGCTGGAGCAGGTTTTTTAACTTTGTTAACCTTAGCAGTTGCATTAGCCGCTTGGGGCTTAATTAGCATTTAG